TGTCGATCATGCGCATGATTCTGGCCGTCCGAGGCCACCGCGGCGTCGCGGCGGCGATCGGCTTCTTCGAGGTGCTGCTCTGGCTCCTCGCCGTCGGGACCGCGCTCCAGCACCTGGATTCGTGGCTCCACATCGTCGGCTATGCCGCGGGCTTCGCAGCCGGTAACTACGTCGGCGTGTGGCTGGAGGGGCGCTTTGCGATGGGCACCAACGTGGTGCGCGCCGTTTTCCCGGAGGGGGAGCCTGCCAGCGGGAGTGCGGCAGGAGCAGCGGCGGCGCACGCGCTGCGCGAGTCCGGCTATGCCGTCACGGAGATGCACGGGCGCGGCCGGGAGAGCGCCGTCGAGATCCTCAACGTCGTCGTGCCCCGCAAGCGCGTTGCCGAGGTGATGGACATCGTCCAGTCATTCAAGCCGAAGGCGTTCGTGACGGTCGAGGAGGTCCGCGCCGCACACGGCGGCCACGTGCGCCCGGGCGGCCGCAAGGCCCCTTTCCTGGCTGGTGGTTAGCCGGCTCTTCAGCGGCTGCCTGCTCCGCCACGTCGCTGCAGCTCTGGTGATGTGCCAAACGGGTCGGTGGTAGCGGAGTGCCTGCCAGGGGCGAGGTGCCTACAGGCAGATACGGGGTCGTGAGCGTAAGC
Above is a window of Rhodothermales bacterium DNA encoding:
- a CDS encoding DUF5698 domain-containing protein, with the translated sequence MEALLAAPIGALLIFTLRVLDVSMSIMRMILAVRGHRGVAAAIGFFEVLLWLLAVGTALQHLDSWLHIVGYAAGFAAGNYVGVWLEGRFAMGTNVVRAVFPEGEPASGSAAGAAAAHALRESGYAVTEMHGRGRESAVEILNVVVPRKRVAEVMDIVQSFKPKAFVTVEEVRAAHGGHVRPGGRKAPFLAGG